The following are from one region of the Actinoplanes sp. L3-i22 genome:
- a CDS encoding LLM class flavin-dependent oxidoreductase, which produces MTHPTRFGALVTSVAGARRAEELGYDLVAVPGAPDGGDDWTLLTWIAGHTATIGLVATGLSVASREPAVLARAAASLDLLSGGRLSLALTGEHLDEVAAIVRGVLDAGEAGPLRFAGAHHHVPKAQRGPLPAHRIPLWLTGSDQRSLRLAGRTADAWVADLDLISADELATAYKSIDAAAIEADRDPGEIRRVLIVGPGLGPAELAALGADTFLVRADELPELTPWETMRSGAGSELFRPASVRAKRRPGIDYDGVPASLAATAVEPGDLDYPRVRSTYMRGGSPGLVLRPRTTAEVIDALAFVRAHPDLPFGLRSAGHGVSGRSTNDGGIVVSLAAMNTIEILDESRRLIRVGPGARWMDVAQALDPFGWALSSGDYGGVGVGGLATAGGVGWLARKHGLTIDHLTAVEMVLADGRVVRASASENADLFWAVRGAGANFGVVTSFEFEVYEVGNVGFAQLVMAADDPAELLVKWGRAIEEAPRDVSGQLIMGPPRPGQPAFAQLMAVVDNDDPETIIEQLQPIAQIAPLYQQNVVLTPYTGVISNAADGGYHQGAGEPVSRSGLIEHLTPEFARAAMDLLASGAVHWFQIRTVGGAVADVAPEETAYAHRSANFSVIVMGSSKRRVDAGWATLAGHFEGLYLSFDTDQSVATVEAAFPPATLDRLRELKHRYDPGNLFRDNFNIKAATR; this is translated from the coding sequence ATGACACATCCAACCCGATTCGGCGCGCTGGTCACCTCGGTGGCCGGGGCGCGCCGGGCCGAGGAGCTGGGCTACGACCTGGTCGCGGTCCCCGGGGCACCCGACGGCGGTGACGACTGGACGCTGCTGACCTGGATCGCCGGCCACACCGCCACGATCGGCCTGGTCGCGACCGGGCTGAGCGTCGCGAGCCGGGAGCCGGCCGTGCTCGCCCGCGCCGCGGCCAGCCTCGACCTGCTCTCCGGCGGGCGGCTGAGCCTGGCGCTGACCGGCGAGCACCTGGACGAGGTGGCCGCGATCGTGCGCGGGGTGCTGGACGCCGGGGAGGCCGGGCCGCTGCGCTTCGCCGGGGCGCACCACCACGTGCCCAAGGCCCAGCGCGGGCCGCTGCCGGCGCACCGCATCCCGCTCTGGCTGACCGGGAGCGATCAGCGGTCGCTGCGGCTGGCCGGGCGCACGGCCGATGCCTGGGTTGCCGACCTCGACCTGATCAGCGCGGATGAGTTGGCCACGGCGTACAAGTCAATTGATGCGGCGGCGATCGAGGCGGACCGTGACCCTGGGGAAATCCGGCGGGTTCTGATCGTCGGTCCGGGCCTCGGCCCGGCCGAGCTCGCCGCGCTCGGCGCGGACACCTTCCTGGTGCGCGCGGACGAACTGCCCGAGCTGACTCCCTGGGAGACCATGCGGTCCGGCGCCGGCTCAGAGCTTTTCAGACCCGCTTCGGTACGGGCGAAGCGCCGCCCCGGCATCGACTACGACGGCGTGCCCGCGAGCCTGGCCGCCACCGCGGTCGAGCCCGGCGACCTGGACTACCCGCGGGTCCGCTCGACCTACATGCGGGGCGGCTCCCCCGGCCTGGTCCTGCGCCCGCGCACGACCGCCGAGGTCATCGACGCGCTGGCGTTCGTCCGCGCGCACCCGGACCTGCCGTTCGGCCTGCGCAGTGCCGGGCACGGGGTCAGCGGCCGGTCCACGAACGACGGCGGCATCGTGGTCAGCCTCGCCGCGATGAACACGATCGAGATCCTCGACGAGTCCCGGCGGCTGATCAGAGTCGGTCCGGGCGCCCGCTGGATGGACGTCGCGCAGGCCCTCGACCCGTTCGGCTGGGCGCTGAGCTCCGGCGACTACGGCGGCGTCGGCGTCGGCGGGCTGGCCACCGCCGGCGGGGTCGGCTGGCTGGCCCGCAAGCACGGGCTGACCATCGATCACCTGACCGCGGTGGAGATGGTGCTCGCCGACGGCCGCGTGGTGCGCGCCTCGGCGAGCGAGAACGCCGACCTGTTCTGGGCGGTCCGCGGCGCCGGCGCGAACTTCGGCGTGGTCACCTCGTTCGAGTTCGAGGTGTACGAGGTCGGCAACGTCGGCTTCGCCCAGCTCGTGATGGCCGCCGACGACCCGGCCGAGCTGCTGGTCAAGTGGGGCCGGGCGATCGAGGAGGCGCCGCGCGACGTCAGCGGCCAGCTGATCATGGGGCCGCCGCGGCCCGGGCAGCCGGCGTTCGCGCAGCTGATGGCTGTGGTCGACAACGACGACCCGGAGACGATCATCGAGCAGCTGCAGCCGATCGCGCAGATCGCGCCGCTGTACCAGCAGAACGTGGTGCTCACGCCGTACACCGGGGTGATCTCGAACGCCGCCGACGGCGGCTACCACCAGGGGGCGGGCGAGCCGGTCTCCCGGTCCGGCCTGATCGAGCACCTCACCCCGGAGTTCGCGCGGGCCGCGATGGACCTGCTGGCCAGTGGGGCGGTGCACTGGTTCCAGATCCGCACGGTCGGTGGCGCGGTGGCCGACGTCGCGCCGGAGGAGACCGCCTACGCCCATCGCTCGGCGAACTTCTCGGTGATCGTGATGGGCTCCTCGAAGCGCCGGGTGGACGCCGGCTGGGCCACCCTGGCCGGTCATTTCGAGGGTCTCTATCTGAGCTTCGACACCGATCAGAGCGTGGCGACCGTCGAGGCCGCGTTCCCGCCGGCCACCCTCGACCGACTGCGCGAGCTCAAGCACCGCTACGACCCGGGCAACCTGTTCCGCGACAACTTCAACATCAAGGCGGCGACCCGATGA
- a CDS encoding MarR family winged helix-turn-helix transcriptional regulator: MTPDVLSTWQAYQRMRVLLNGQINRELGRSTGLSEADFDILFFIEQSGETSVRSVALRCGLAWEKSRLSHQLRRMEQRGLIEKAPGAVIHLTEKGRAQITAARDCHEAAVRRYFGDVLTAEQLATLATISERVVAGLPRSHSGH; this comes from the coding sequence GTGACCCCCGATGTTCTCAGCACCTGGCAGGCGTACCAGCGCATGCGGGTGCTGCTCAACGGCCAGATCAACCGGGAGCTGGGCCGCTCGACCGGCCTGTCGGAAGCCGACTTCGACATCCTGTTCTTCATCGAGCAGTCCGGCGAGACCAGCGTCCGCTCGGTCGCCCTGCGCTGCGGCCTGGCCTGGGAGAAGTCACGCCTGTCCCACCAGCTGCGCCGGATGGAGCAGCGCGGCCTGATCGAGAAGGCCCCCGGCGCGGTCATCCACCTGACCGAAAAGGGTCGCGCCCAGATCACCGCCGCGCGGGACTGCCACGAGGCCGCGGTCCGCCGCTACTTCGGCGACGTGCTGACCGCCGAGCAGCTCGCCACCCTGGCCACCATCTCCGAACGGGTGGTCGCCGGCCTGCCCCGTTCGCACAGCGGACACTAG
- a CDS encoding MarR family winged helix-turn-helix transcriptional regulator yields MASTTALFDDLVRCETRLYNAANDRLRDRHGIVTSQFEFLRFVRDHAGCRVADIAATFAIGIGATSKGIDRLEARGLVVRQPNPVDRRSSLLALTPEGAELATAAEQTVDAVLTELLERNLAPGAISAVAQAMADLRAALERDQIGLPTG; encoded by the coding sequence GTGGCATCGACAACCGCGCTCTTCGACGACCTCGTGCGCTGTGAGACCCGGCTCTACAACGCCGCCAACGACCGGCTGCGGGACCGGCACGGGATCGTGACGTCGCAGTTCGAGTTCCTGCGGTTCGTGCGGGACCATGCCGGGTGCCGGGTCGCCGACATCGCGGCCACGTTCGCCATCGGGATCGGCGCGACCAGCAAGGGGATCGACCGGCTGGAGGCGCGCGGGCTGGTCGTGCGGCAGCCGAATCCGGTGGATCGGCGGTCGTCGCTGCTCGCGCTCACTCCCGAGGGCGCCGAGCTGGCCACGGCGGCCGAGCAGACCGTCGACGCGGTGCTGACCGAGCTGCTGGAGCGGAACCTGGCGCCGGGTGCGATCAGCGCGGTCGCACAGGCGATGGCCGACCTGCGGGCGGCTCTGGAGCGCGACCAGATCGGACTGCCGACCGGCTGA
- a CDS encoding nitroreductase/quinone reductase family protein produces the protein MAEEQAGRAQTLALQGVANRIVRGLLRTPLISRGIGRRLITLYVVGRKSGKRYTVPVAYTRHEGTLLIGSPFGWGRNLRTGEPVEVRFKGRKRRADVVVHTGEAEVVADYAIIARDNHNFAGFNHIGLDDQGEPEPADLHLAWAAGARSFRLSLR, from the coding sequence ATGGCCGAGGAGCAGGCGGGCCGGGCGCAGACCCTCGCCCTGCAGGGCGTCGCGAACCGGATCGTCCGCGGGCTGCTGCGGACGCCGCTGATCTCGCGCGGCATCGGCCGGCGCCTGATCACGCTGTACGTGGTCGGTCGCAAGTCCGGTAAGCGGTACACCGTCCCGGTCGCCTACACGCGGCACGAGGGGACCCTGCTGATCGGGTCGCCGTTCGGGTGGGGCCGGAATCTGCGCACCGGCGAGCCGGTCGAGGTCCGGTTCAAGGGCCGCAAACGCCGGGCCGACGTGGTCGTGCACACCGGCGAGGCCGAGGTGGTCGCGGACTACGCGATCATCGCGCGCGACAACCACAACTTCGCCGGCTTCAACCACATCGGCCTCGACGACCAGGGCGAACCGGAGCCGGCCGACCTGCACCTGGCCTGGGCCGCCGGGGCCCGGTCGTTCCGGCTGAGCCTGCGCTGA
- a CDS encoding pyridoxal-phosphate dependent enzyme translates to MISLAIGQRSLGDTRIRFPLWPPLTSGCPATSSAEIAYPVDVDYDYELVGEFRPDRYAALLPPLLAPGLGEGGTPLIELEPGIFVKDESRNPTWSHKDRLNRCAISAAVGVGAPGVVVASSGNHGASAAAYAARAGLSCVVITGPDPQPAVAAFLRAYGATVVSVPWEDRWPLMRQMAERDGLHPVSSTTVTHTGHPFGPEGYKTIAYEIHADLGTPAAVFVPTGYGELLFGVWKGFAELERLGLADRTPRMIACEPAAAAPLVKAIRQNVPAARVEVGPTDAHSIVSPVSGYRGLLAVRGSGGRALAVDDTRLRAAQAELARAGLWTELSSAAGLAGLRSVGPFDGPVVCVSTSSGFKDLIA, encoded by the coding sequence GTGATCTCGCTCGCGATCGGACAGCGATCGCTGGGTGACACCCGGATCAGGTTTCCGCTCTGGCCGCCGCTGACCAGCGGTTGCCCGGCGACGAGCAGTGCGGAGATCGCCTACCCGGTCGACGTCGACTACGACTACGAGCTGGTGGGCGAGTTCCGGCCGGACCGCTACGCGGCGCTCCTGCCCCCGCTGCTCGCGCCGGGACTGGGTGAGGGCGGCACCCCGCTGATCGAGTTGGAGCCGGGGATATTCGTCAAGGACGAGTCCCGCAACCCCACCTGGAGCCACAAGGACCGCCTCAACCGTTGCGCGATCAGCGCCGCGGTCGGGGTGGGCGCGCCGGGTGTCGTGGTCGCCTCGTCCGGCAACCACGGGGCTTCCGCGGCGGCGTACGCGGCCCGCGCCGGCCTGTCGTGCGTGGTGATCACCGGGCCCGATCCGCAGCCGGCGGTGGCCGCGTTCCTGCGTGCCTACGGTGCGACCGTCGTCAGCGTGCCCTGGGAGGATCGCTGGCCGTTGATGCGGCAGATGGCCGAACGGGACGGGCTACATCCGGTCAGCAGCACGACGGTCACCCACACCGGCCACCCCTTCGGTCCGGAGGGGTACAAGACGATCGCCTACGAGATCCACGCCGACCTGGGCACGCCCGCGGCTGTCTTCGTCCCGACCGGCTACGGCGAGCTTCTCTTCGGTGTGTGGAAGGGCTTCGCCGAGCTCGAACGACTGGGGCTCGCGGATCGGACACCGCGCATGATCGCCTGCGAGCCGGCCGCGGCCGCACCGCTGGTCAAGGCGATCCGGCAGAACGTCCCGGCGGCCCGGGTCGAGGTCGGCCCGACCGACGCCCACTCGATCGTGTCTCCGGTCAGCGGCTATCGCGGCCTGCTGGCCGTCCGTGGCAGCGGCGGCCGGGCGCTCGCCGTCGACGACACCCGGTTGCGGGCGGCCCAGGCGGAACTCGCGCGCGCCGGCCTGTGGACCGAGCTCTCCAGCGCCGCCGGCCTGGCCGGGCTGCGCAGCGTCGGCCCCTTCGACGGGCCGGTGGTGTGCGTCTCCACATCGAGCGGGTTCAAGGATCTGATCGCCTGA
- a CDS encoding PLP-dependent aminotransferase family protein, with product MRVEWAGSGPELLVTIDRGGATGLRTQLEDQLRAAIRAGRLAGGEPLPSSRELARALGLSRGLVQDAYAQLQAEGYLTSRPGSATRVAAAAATPAAASPEPAGPPDRHRVADFRHGVPDLGLAPREAWAWAMREVCRTAPDTAFDYGEAAGRPRLRAVLASYLTRVRAVVATPGDLLVCAGMQQALSLVTTVLAAEGIGTVAFEDPGSFAGLAGTPVPVDEHGLDVAALRRRGARAVLVTPAHQWPTGVVLSGERRLELISWARDCDGFVIEDDYDAEFRYDRDPVGSLQGLAPDRVISLGTVSKSLTPALRLGWIVAPARLLAPLTRVKNLADRGSPGLDQLALALLLESGRYDRHLRKVRAEYAARRETLVTTLSRLAPGLPVTGLAAGFHAILHLPAGTSEAAFVAAAARRGVGLYGMAALHRTVTDPPPRLILGFGNTSRHEIEAGLSAVADLLRDPTRAGSGGG from the coding sequence ATGCGCGTGGAGTGGGCCGGTTCCGGTCCGGAGCTGCTGGTGACGATCGACCGGGGCGGTGCCACCGGGCTGCGGACCCAGCTGGAGGACCAGTTACGCGCGGCGATCCGGGCCGGTCGGCTGGCCGGCGGCGAGCCGCTGCCGTCGTCGCGGGAGCTCGCCCGCGCGCTCGGCCTGTCGCGCGGGCTGGTCCAGGACGCGTACGCGCAGCTGCAGGCCGAGGGCTATCTGACCAGCCGGCCGGGATCGGCCACCCGGGTCGCGGCGGCGGCCGCCACGCCGGCCGCCGCGTCGCCGGAGCCGGCCGGGCCACCCGACCGGCATCGGGTCGCCGACTTCCGGCACGGCGTGCCCGACCTGGGCCTGGCCCCGCGCGAGGCCTGGGCGTGGGCGATGCGCGAGGTGTGCCGGACCGCGCCGGACACCGCCTTCGACTACGGCGAGGCCGCCGGCCGGCCGCGGCTGCGCGCGGTGCTGGCGTCCTACCTGACCCGGGTCCGGGCGGTCGTCGCCACCCCCGGCGACCTGCTCGTCTGCGCCGGGATGCAGCAGGCGCTGAGCCTGGTCACGACCGTGCTCGCCGCCGAGGGCATCGGCACGGTCGCCTTCGAGGACCCGGGCAGCTTCGCCGGCCTGGCCGGGACGCCGGTGCCGGTGGACGAGCACGGTCTGGACGTGGCCGCGCTGCGGCGCCGCGGCGCCCGCGCGGTGCTGGTGACGCCGGCGCACCAGTGGCCGACCGGCGTCGTGCTCTCCGGCGAACGCCGGCTGGAACTGATCAGCTGGGCGCGGGACTGCGACGGCTTCGTCATCGAGGACGACTACGACGCCGAGTTCCGCTACGACCGGGATCCGGTCGGCTCGCTGCAGGGCCTCGCGCCGGACCGGGTCATCTCGCTCGGCACGGTCAGCAAGTCCCTGACGCCGGCTCTGCGCCTGGGCTGGATCGTCGCCCCGGCACGGCTCCTGGCCCCGCTGACCAGGGTCAAAAACCTCGCCGATCGGGGCAGCCCCGGCCTGGACCAGCTGGCCCTGGCCCTGCTGCTGGAGTCCGGCCGCTACGACCGTCACCTGCGCAAGGTCCGCGCGGAGTACGCCGCCCGACGGGAAACCCTGGTCACGACGTTGTCGCGGCTCGCCCCGGGCCTTCCGGTGACCGGACTGGCCGCCGGCTTCCACGCGATCCTGCACCTGCCGGCCGGCACGTCCGAGGCGGCCTTCGTCGCGGCGGCCGCGCGGCGCGGGGTCGGCCTCTACGGCATGGCCGCCCTGCACCGGACCGTCACCGACCCGCCTCCGCGGCTGATCCTCGGCTTCGGCAACACGTCCCGGCACGAGATCGAGGCCGGCCTGAGCGCCGTCGCCGACCTGCTGCGCGACCCCACGCGTGCGGGCTCGGGCGGTGGATGA
- a CDS encoding TetR/AcrR family transcriptional regulator — protein sequence MTTRERGRPRGFDADAALDRAVEVFWRQGYEGASLSDLTAAMGINRTSMYAAYGNKDELFRRAVTRYAEFDMAYARAALAQPTAYTVIEAFLRANADALTREDRPAGCLSIQGGLACGSDDGHIAQFLAASRLAGEAALAERLTRAVTEGDLPAGTDPVALARYVMVVSEGNAVHATAGVGRAALHATVDLALRAVPR from the coding sequence ATGACCACCAGGGAGCGCGGACGGCCGCGGGGCTTCGACGCCGACGCGGCCCTGGACCGGGCCGTCGAGGTGTTCTGGCGCCAGGGCTACGAGGGCGCGTCGCTCAGCGACCTGACCGCGGCGATGGGCATCAACCGCACGAGCATGTACGCGGCGTACGGCAACAAGGACGAGCTGTTCCGGCGCGCGGTCACCCGCTACGCCGAGTTCGACATGGCCTACGCGCGGGCCGCCCTGGCGCAGCCCACCGCGTACACCGTGATCGAAGCCTTTCTCCGAGCCAACGCCGACGCGCTGACCAGGGAAGATCGCCCCGCCGGATGCCTGTCGATCCAGGGCGGGCTGGCCTGCGGCAGCGACGACGGCCACATCGCGCAGTTCCTGGCCGCGAGCCGGCTGGCCGGTGAGGCGGCCCTGGCCGAGCGCCTCACCCGCGCGGTGACCGAGGGCGACCTGCCCGCCGGGACGGATCCGGTCGCCCTGGCCCGCTACGTGATGGTGGTCAGCGAGGGCAACGCCGTGCACGCCACCGCGGGAGTCGGCCGCGCCGCCCTGCACGCCACGGTCGACCTGGCCCTGCGCGCCGTCCCCCGCTGA
- a CDS encoding SDR family NAD(P)-dependent oxidoreductase, whose product MTKTALVTGATSGIGLAAARRLAADGTHVFLTGRRQDALDEAVASIGANATGIRADVANLDDLARVADEIRRRGDGLDVLFANAGGGEFAGLGDITWQHYADTFNTNVGGTLFTVQTVLPLLNRGASVIITSSNIDVKGAASFSVYAASKAALRSFTRSWAAELVGREIRVNSIAPGPIETPGLSGLAPDPAAAEQLLKGLASGVPMNRLGKPSEIADVVAFLASDASSFMTGAEVYVDGGASQV is encoded by the coding sequence ATGACCAAGACCGCACTCGTCACCGGCGCCACCTCCGGCATCGGCCTGGCCGCCGCCCGCCGCCTGGCCGCGGACGGCACGCACGTCTTCCTGACCGGCCGCCGGCAGGACGCGCTCGACGAGGCCGTCGCCTCGATCGGCGCGAACGCCACCGGGATCCGCGCCGACGTGGCGAACCTGGACGACCTCGCCCGGGTCGCCGACGAGATCCGGCGCCGCGGCGACGGGCTCGACGTGCTGTTCGCCAACGCCGGCGGGGGCGAGTTCGCCGGGCTCGGGGACATCACCTGGCAGCACTACGCGGACACGTTCAACACCAACGTGGGCGGCACGCTGTTCACCGTGCAGACCGTGCTGCCGCTGCTCAACCGGGGTGCGTCGGTGATCATCACGAGCTCGAACATCGACGTGAAGGGGGCCGCGTCGTTCAGCGTCTACGCGGCCAGCAAGGCGGCGCTGCGCTCGTTCACCCGCAGCTGGGCGGCGGAGCTGGTGGGCCGGGAGATCCGGGTCAACAGCATCGCGCCCGGACCGATCGAGACGCCCGGCCTCAGCGGCCTGGCCCCCGACCCGGCCGCCGCCGAGCAGCTGCTCAAGGGGCTGGCCAGCGGGGTGCCGATGAACCGCCTGGGCAAGCCGTCGGAGATCGCCGACGTGGTCGCGTTCCTGGCCTCGGACGCCAGCTCGTTCATGACCGGCGCGGAGGTCTACGTGGACGGCGGCGCCAGCCAGGTCTGA
- a CDS encoding TIGR03620 family F420-dependent LLM class oxidoreductase — METLGRVGVWSMELRGAGRPAVRDAAAELDQLGWRTIWLPGLDGAGVLDDVDHLLAAAPHSQVVTGVLNIWGQPAADLAPWAAARADRVLLGLGIGSPAGAAAHGQDYGSPVASMRHYLDRLGPGRQLLGALGPKMVDLAVTRTAGWHPFLVTPDYVSAYRGQVGPSPLIAPHQAVFLGTDVAEARAAARAGIGMFLGFPTYRANLKRLGFTDDDLVPGGSDRLIDALVAHGTADDIARRVREHLDAGADHVAVHVLGSAVPPLTQWRELAFLSKEN; from the coding sequence ATGGAGACTCTGGGGCGCGTCGGCGTCTGGAGCATGGAGTTACGCGGCGCCGGGCGACCGGCGGTGCGGGACGCCGCGGCCGAGCTGGACCAGCTCGGGTGGCGCACGATCTGGCTGCCCGGCCTGGACGGGGCCGGCGTCCTCGACGACGTCGACCACCTGCTGGCCGCCGCGCCGCACAGCCAGGTGGTCACCGGGGTCCTGAACATCTGGGGACAGCCGGCCGCGGACCTGGCCCCGTGGGCCGCGGCCCGCGCGGACCGGGTCCTGCTCGGACTCGGCATCGGCAGTCCCGCCGGGGCGGCCGCGCACGGGCAGGACTACGGCAGCCCGGTCGCCTCGATGCGGCACTACCTGGACCGGCTCGGGCCGGGCCGGCAGCTGCTCGGGGCACTCGGGCCGAAGATGGTCGACCTGGCGGTCACCCGCACCGCCGGCTGGCATCCGTTCCTGGTGACCCCGGACTACGTGTCGGCGTACCGGGGGCAGGTCGGACCGAGCCCGCTGATCGCGCCGCATCAGGCGGTCTTCCTCGGCACGGACGTCGCCGAGGCGCGGGCGGCGGCCCGGGCCGGCATCGGGATGTTCCTGGGCTTCCCGACCTACCGCGCCAACCTCAAACGCCTGGGCTTCACCGACGACGACCTGGTGCCCGGCGGGAGCGACCGGCTCATCGACGCGCTGGTCGCGCACGGGACCGCCGACGACATCGCCCGGCGGGTCCGCGAACACCTCGACGCGGGGGCGGACCACGTCGCCGTACACGTGCTCGGATCCGCTGTTCCTCCCCTCACGCAGTGGCGTGAGCTGGCATTTCTTTCGAAGGAGAACTGA
- a CDS encoding thioesterase family protein: MSEKAFYLPVGDDEFESTPATASPWDFSLQHGGPPAALLARAIERCDPDEGLPIARISVDFLGGIPQGRIRTEARVVRPGRRVELVEAKLYANGKLAVQASAWRIRQQPGATAHVATPALTPPPLPGATPAPEVYFEGVGAGWGYGEAIEWRFVESGFNRLGPAQVWTRVRIPLVDGEETGALQRMLVVADSANGLSGEVPLTGWLFIPPTLTVTVQRAPASPWMFLDVATTIGPDGTGIAGGTMSDDHGLLCRIAQPLLVAPR; the protein is encoded by the coding sequence ATGAGCGAGAAGGCGTTCTATCTGCCGGTGGGGGACGACGAGTTCGAGTCGACGCCGGCGACCGCCAGCCCGTGGGACTTCAGCCTGCAGCACGGTGGGCCGCCGGCCGCGCTGCTGGCCCGGGCGATCGAGCGGTGCGACCCGGACGAGGGGCTGCCGATCGCGCGGATCAGCGTGGACTTTCTCGGCGGGATTCCGCAGGGGCGGATCCGGACCGAGGCGCGGGTGGTGCGGCCCGGGCGGCGGGTCGAGCTGGTCGAGGCGAAGCTGTACGCGAACGGCAAGCTCGCCGTGCAGGCGTCCGCGTGGCGGATCCGGCAGCAGCCGGGGGCGACCGCGCACGTGGCGACGCCGGCCCTGACGCCACCGCCGCTGCCGGGGGCGACGCCGGCGCCGGAGGTCTACTTCGAGGGGGTCGGCGCCGGGTGGGGCTACGGCGAGGCCATCGAGTGGCGGTTCGTCGAGAGCGGCTTCAACCGGCTCGGCCCGGCGCAGGTCTGGACCCGGGTGCGGATTCCGCTGGTCGACGGCGAGGAGACCGGGGCACTGCAGCGGATGCTGGTGGTCGCTGACTCGGCGAACGGGCTGTCCGGCGAGGTGCCGCTGACCGGGTGGCTGTTCATCCCGCCGACGCTGACCGTCACCGTGCAGCGGGCGCCCGCGTCGCCGTGGATGTTCCTGGACGTGGCGACCACGATCGGGCCGGACGGCACCGGCATCGCCGGCGGCACGATGAGCGACGACCACGGCCTGCTGTGCCGGATCGCGCAGCCGCTGCTGGTGGCGCCGCGCTGA
- a CDS encoding LLM class flavin-dependent oxidoreductase, whose product MTDYGHDLLFGTFITPTAQPVHQAVELAVVADRAGLDLATFQDHPYLPKFHDTWTLISYVAARTERIRLSGNVLSLPLRQPAVLARSHASLDRLTGGRIELGLGAGAFWDGIEAMGARRLTPGQAVSALGEAIKVIRAVWDADRPGPVNVHGEYYQVEGLKRGPAPAHDMSIWIGAYKPRMLRLIGRAADGVLPSLSYLEGGPGDYATINKHIDDSAREAGRDPAQVRRLLNINGTFSGFGRSFLNGPAEQWAEDLAGLVLEHGISTFILAGDDPAAIEEFAGDVAPAVRELVAAERGGPG is encoded by the coding sequence ATGACCGACTACGGCCACGATCTGCTCTTCGGAACGTTCATCACGCCCACCGCGCAGCCGGTGCACCAGGCGGTCGAGCTGGCCGTCGTCGCCGACCGGGCCGGGCTCGACCTGGCGACTTTCCAGGACCATCCGTACCTGCCGAAGTTCCACGACACCTGGACGCTGATCTCGTACGTGGCGGCGCGCACCGAGCGCATCCGGCTCAGCGGCAACGTGCTCAGCCTGCCGCTGCGGCAGCCGGCCGTGCTGGCCCGCAGCCACGCGAGCCTGGACCGGCTCACCGGCGGGCGGATCGAGCTGGGGCTGGGTGCCGGCGCGTTCTGGGACGGCATCGAGGCGATGGGCGCCCGGCGGCTCACCCCCGGCCAGGCGGTCTCCGCGCTCGGCGAGGCGATCAAGGTGATCCGCGCGGTCTGGGACGCCGACCGGCCCGGGCCGGTCAACGTGCACGGCGAGTACTACCAGGTCGAGGGGCTCAAGCGGGGGCCGGCGCCGGCGCACGACATGAGCATCTGGATCGGCGCGTACAAGCCGCGGATGCTGCGGCTGATCGGGCGGGCCGCGGACGGGGTGCTGCCGTCGCTGTCGTACCTGGAGGGCGGGCCGGGCGACTACGCCACGATCAACAAGCACATCGACGACAGCGCCAGGGAGGCCGGCCGGGACCCGGCGCAGGTCCGCCGGCTGCTCAACATCAACGGGACGTTCAGCGGGTTCGGGCGCTCGTTCCTGAACGGGCCGGCCGAGCAGTGGGCCGAGGACCTCGCCGGGCTGGTCCTGGAACACGGGATCAGCACGTTCATCCTGGCCGGCGACGACCCGGCGGCGATCGAGGAGTTCGCCGGGGACGTCGCCCCGGCCGTGCGCGAGCTGGTCGCCGCCGAGCGCGGCGGCCCGGGCTGA